A DNA window from Candidatus Moraniibacteriota bacterium contains the following coding sequences:
- the tsaD gene encoding tRNA (adenosine(37)-N6)-threonylcarbamoyltransferase complex transferase subunit TsaD, which translates to MSITTILGIETSCDETAASVIKAGKGKLKVLSNIVSSQTKIHARWGGVVPNLAAREHLKNIILVINLAFKEAGIKPHDIDLITVTRGPGLIPALLIGTNVAKTLAYVWKKPLLGIHHIEGHIYANFISVNSKSNKAKKLRSSDIKFPILCLVVSGGHTQLILMKKHLDYEIIGETLDDAAGEAFDKVARILGLGYPGGPAIAKFASQWKSQVINPKSETNSKFKIQNSKFFRLPRPMINSNNLNFSFSGLKTAVLYETKKLKTINYKLKAILCAEFQQAVVDVLISKTLKAAKIYCPKTIMLAGGVSANIELRNQLRNNLRRYYPNTIYKIPDIRYSIDNAAMIAAAGYYRWKYMTVTQKKKALSSWKTLQPDANLKLK; encoded by the coding sequence ATGTCCATTACTACCATTCTTGGCATTGAGACCTCCTGCGACGAGACAGCTGCTTCAGTGATAAAAGCCGGCAAAGGTAAATTGAAAGTCCTGTCTAATATTGTTTCATCGCAAACTAAAATTCATGCCCGCTGGGGCGGCGTGGTGCCTAATCTTGCTGCCCGAGAACATCTGAAAAACATCATCCTGGTTATAAATCTTGCCTTTAAAGAGGCGGGCATCAAACCGCATGACATTGATTTAATCACCGTCACCCGAGGACCCGGCCTTATACCGGCGCTTCTTATCGGAACAAATGTTGCCAAAACTCTGGCTTACGTTTGGAAAAAACCGCTTCTGGGAATTCATCATATTGAAGGGCACATTTACGCCAATTTTATTAGCGTAAATTCAAAATCTAATAAAGCTAAGAAGCTTAGAAGCTCAGACATAAAATTTCCAATTTTATGTCTGGTCGTCTCCGGCGGGCATACGCAATTGATTTTGATGAAAAAACATTTGGACTACGAAATTATCGGCGAGACACTGGACGACGCTGCTGGAGAAGCGTTTGACAAGGTAGCAAGGATTTTGGGATTGGGTTATCCGGGAGGACCAGCCATTGCAAAGTTTGCTTCGCAATGGAAATCTCAAGTTATAAATCCTAAATCTGAAACAAATTCAAAATTCAAAATTCAAAATTCAAAATTCTTTCGCTTGCCCCGCCCAATGATTAATTCAAATAATCTAAACTTTTCCTTCTCCGGCCTCAAAACCGCGGTTTTGTATGAAACTAAAAAACTAAAAACTATAAACTATAAACTAAAAGCTATATTGTGCGCCGAATTCCAGCAAGCAGTGGTTGATGTTTTAATTTCCAAAACCCTGAAAGCTGCCAAAATCTACTGCCCTAAAACCATAATGCTTGCTGGCGGAGTGTCAGCAAACATCGAGTTACGTAACCAGTTACGTAACAATCTACGTAGATACTATCCGAATACCATATACAAAATACCAGATATCAGATACTCCATCGACAACGCCGCCATGATCGCCGCCGCCGGATATTATCGCTGGAAATATATGACCGTAACCCAAAAGAAAAAAGCGCTTTCAAGCTGGAAAACCCTCCAACCGGACGCCAATTTAAAGTTGAAATAG
- a CDS encoding RNA polymerase sigma factor yields MAKRKKSQKLSFSWKTDERENLEELSDSKLVALALKKIPPASQEIVRRYQKKLFAYLYHLVGNKEEVEDILQNVFIKVYGNLSHFDKSKKFSSWIYRIAHNEAVNILKKRGRRRLVSLEDISTSKDKLETSSSEKSPIDSWINKELKKEVQIAIDRLPSKYKEVLILRYFLDKSYEEMSEILGKPVNTVGTLLNRARKKLLQIIRASWK; encoded by the coding sequence ATGGCAAAAAGGAAAAAAAGTCAAAAATTATCTTTTTCTTGGAAAACGGACGAGCGAGAAAACCTGGAGGAGCTAAGCGACAGCAAGCTGGTGGCGCTGGCGCTCAAGAAAATTCCTCCGGCCTCTCAAGAAATTGTCAGGAGGTACCAGAAAAAGCTTTTCGCGTACCTTTATCATCTGGTAGGTAATAAAGAAGAGGTCGAGGATATCCTGCAAAACGTTTTTATTAAAGTTTACGGAAATCTCTCCCACTTTGACAAGAGTAAGAAATTTTCTTCCTGGATATACAGAATTGCCCATAATGAGGCGGTTAATATTCTAAAAAAAAGAGGAAGAAGACGCCTTGTTTCTCTGGAAGATATTTCTACCAGCAAAGATAAATTGGAAACCAGTAGCAGCGAGAAATCACCCATTGACTCCTGGATAAATAAAGAATTAAAAAAAGAAGTGCAGATTGCTATTGATAGATTGCCCAGCAAATACAAAGAGGTTTTAATTTTGCGCTATTTCCTTGACAAATCATACGAAGAAATGAGCGAGATTTTGGGAAAGCCGGTAAATACTGTCGGCACGCTTTTAAACCGCGCGCGCAAAAAACTCTTGCAGATTATAAGGGCGTCATGGAAGTGA
- a CDS encoding DedA family protein: protein MEQTGQQIFQFLSHYGYWIMLPLMIIEGPVATLIAAMLASLGAFNAFVVLILSIAGDMIGDVILYGLGYKYGMGFVKRAGKYIGITENLVLRMEKYFTRHGGKTIFAVKSTTGLCWATFTAAGIVKMNFKKFVLYSFLGGVVWSGFLVAVGYFYGYLWREIAKSIKWIGWAVTIIAIITFALITFYKKWRAKKLLTENNNSENKS, encoded by the coding sequence ATGGAACAAACGGGACAACAAATCTTTCAATTTCTCTCCCACTATGGCTACTGGATAATGCTTCCCTTGATGATTATTGAAGGACCAGTGGCAACTTTAATCGCGGCGATGCTAGCGTCACTCGGCGCTTTTAATGCTTTTGTCGTTTTAATATTATCCATCGCCGGAGATATGATTGGGGATGTCATATTGTACGGCTTAGGATACAAATACGGAATGGGTTTCGTTAAACGGGCCGGAAAGTATATTGGGATAACGGAAAACTTGGTATTGCGAATGGAGAAATATTTTACGCGCCACGGCGGGAAAACCATTTTTGCCGTGAAGTCCACCACTGGCCTCTGCTGGGCGACTTTCACCGCAGCCGGAATTGTTAAAATGAATTTTAAAAAATTCGTGCTTTATTCATTTCTGGGCGGAGTTGTCTGGAGCGGTTTTTTAGTGGCGGTGGGATATTTTTATGGTTACCTCTGGCGGGAAATCGCCAAATCAATCAAATGGATCGGATGGGCGGTAACAATCATCGCGATCATTACTTTTGCACTCATTACTTTCTATAAAAAATGGCGGGCAAAAAAATTGCTGACCGAAAATAATAATAGCGAGAATAAAAGTTAA
- a CDS encoding alpha/beta fold hydrolase, with translation MEEKIKKAIRTIKETLFVDPKLLYEKERHLVNQPFYFEGINGKAVLLIHGWSSVPYEVRRLGKYLNENGYTASGPMLRGHGTVPKDLENVKWADWLEDVEKSYLELRNKFDKVYVGGTSIGANLAIFLASRHPEISGLVLMATPYKLRIEKISLFFAKILRKFRRYNKKFYPPTFGVSTTLTRIISYQTYPVDSALETFNLVKASREKIPLVTQPCFLLQSSSDHIVSRNNMDSIYNKIASKIKKKQYIHRAYHTFISDIKNEHVFEDILNFLNEN, from the coding sequence ATGGAAGAAAAGATAAAAAAAGCCATTAGGACCATAAAGGAAACTCTTTTTGTTGATCCGAAACTTTTATACGAAAAGGAGCGGCATTTAGTTAATCAGCCGTTTTACTTTGAAGGTATCAATGGCAAGGCAGTGCTTTTAATTCATGGCTGGAGCTCGGTTCCTTATGAAGTGAGGCGTTTGGGAAAATATCTGAATGAAAACGGCTACACGGCCTCCGGACCAATGCTTCGCGGCCACGGGACAGTACCCAAAGATTTGGAGAATGTGAAGTGGGCTGATTGGCTGGAGGATGTCGAAAAGTCATACCTAGAACTTAGAAATAAGTTTGACAAGGTGTATGTTGGAGGAACTTCAATTGGCGCGAACTTAGCAATTTTTTTGGCTTCCAGACACCCGGAAATTTCAGGACTTGTCCTTATGGCGACGCCCTATAAATTGCGAATCGAAAAAATTTCGCTTTTCTTCGCCAAGATCCTTCGCAAATTCAGGCGTTACAATAAGAAATTTTATCCGCCTACCTTTGGCGTCTCGACGACTCTGACAAGAATAATTTCCTATCAAACTTATCCAGTTGATAGCGCACTGGAAACGTTTAACTTGGTGAAAGCATCACGAGAAAAAATTCCTCTCGTTACCCAGCCCTGTTTTTTGCTCCAGTCATCAAGCGATCATATTGTTTCCAGAAACAATATGGATTCCATTTACAACAAAATCGCTTCTAAAATTAAAAAGAAACAGTACATTCACCGAGCCTATCACACTTTCATTTCGGACATTAAGAATGAGCATGTGTTTGAGGACATACTCAATTTTCTCAACGAAAATTGA
- a CDS encoding glycosyltransferase, producing the protein MKIGIFTNNYLPNPYGVANSIESFRRQFEKLGHTVYIFAPRTKGYTDQNPNVFRYPSIDIKYKISFPLAIPYSRRISKILEKLDLDIIHSQHPTLLGKTAMKWARRKKIPLVLTWHTLHEHYVHFAPLVPKKLAIWWINRKAVKYANRCDAVVTPTESVKKIIQDLGVINENIIPIPTGVEEEFYQNTNRNLIRKKYNISDDEILLLLVSRLTAEKNIEFLFRAIIRVLKLANNSKFLVAGEGHLVPKLKSMVKDNDMKNRVIFVGVVDKKEIKNYYAAADIFVYASKSETQGMIISEAMYAGLPIVAVNATGSKDLVEDSVNGFLVPEDENKFAEAVSKLVGNAELRRKFGENSAGIAREKYTDKVCAQRMLEIYAAALKHKKKPHTFRSGL; encoded by the coding sequence ATGAAAATTGGTATCTTCACCAATAACTATCTTCCTAATCCTTACGGTGTAGCCAACTCCATTGAGAGTTTTCGCAGACAGTTTGAGAAGCTTGGCCACACTGTTTATATTTTTGCTCCGCGCACCAAGGGATACACAGACCAAAATCCCAATGTGTTTCGCTATCCTTCAATTGATATAAAATACAAAATCAGCTTTCCACTGGCTATTCCATATTCCAGAAGAATAAGCAAGATTTTAGAAAAATTAGATCTTGATATTATCCACTCGCAACACCCGACGCTTCTGGGGAAAACAGCTATGAAATGGGCGCGCCGCAAAAAAATTCCTCTTGTTTTAACTTGGCACACACTTCACGAGCATTACGTCCATTTTGCTCCACTGGTTCCTAAAAAATTGGCAATTTGGTGGATAAATAGAAAAGCCGTAAAATACGCCAATCGATGCGATGCGGTTGTCACCCCGACTGAATCGGTGAAAAAAATTATTCAAGATTTGGGAGTGATAAATGAGAATATAATTCCTATTCCCACAGGCGTGGAAGAAGAATTTTATCAGAACACGAACAGAAATTTGATTAGAAAAAAATATAATATTAGCGATGACGAGATTTTATTGCTTCTAGTTTCTCGGTTGACAGCGGAAAAGAATATAGAATTTCTTTTTCGAGCAATTATCAGAGTGTTAAAATTGGCGAATAACTCAAAATTTTTAGTGGCCGGAGAAGGACATCTAGTGCCGAAATTAAAATCCATGGTTAAAGATAATGACATGAAGAATAGAGTAATATTTGTCGGTGTTGTTGATAAAAAAGAAATCAAAAATTATTACGCGGCAGCGGATATTTTCGTTTATGCCTCCAAATCAGAAACGCAAGGAATGATTATAAGCGAGGCGATGTATGCGGGACTGCCAATTGTGGCAGTAAATGCTACGGGATCTAAAGATCTTGTTGAAGATAGCGTTAACGGTTTTTTGGTTCCGGAAGACGAAAATAAATTTGCCGAAGCAGTAAGTAAACTGGTAGGAAATGCGGAATTAAGAAGAAAATTTGGTGAAAATTCAGCCGGAATTGCTAGAGAAAAATACACCGATAAAGTTTGCGCACAAAGGATGCTGGAAATCTATGCAGCAGCGCTTAAGCATAAAAAAAAGCCACATACATTTCGTAGTGGCTTATGA
- a CDS encoding DNA-3-methyladenine glycosylase: MILRKKFYQKNTLKVARNLIGCFLVRKIGKKIIRGVITETEAYIGEKDLACHASRGKTPRTEIMYGEAGHAYIYLIYGMYHCLNIVTEKKNFPAAVLIRGIKPLGTFRAKDSTKRSNLDSIVLDGPGKVCRFFKIDKKLNGCDITKGKKLWIEKGIKFKEKDIKKSKRIGIDYAGHSRHYLWRLYLPLA; the protein is encoded by the coding sequence ATGATTCTTAGAAAAAAATTTTACCAGAAAAATACTTTGAAAGTGGCCCGAAATTTAATTGGCTGTTTTTTAGTACGAAAAATTGGCAAGAAAATTATCAGAGGTGTCATTACTGAAACTGAAGCGTATATTGGCGAAAAAGATTTGGCCTGTCACGCCAGCCGCGGAAAAACGCCGCGGACGGAAATTATGTACGGCGAAGCCGGTCATGCGTATATTTATCTCATTTACGGAATGTACCATTGTCTCAATATCGTCACGGAAAAGAAAAATTTTCCCGCCGCTGTTCTTATCCGAGGCATAAAACCACTAGGAACCTTTCGCGCGAAAGATTCCACAAAGAGAAGCAATCTTGATAGCATAGTGCTGGATGGACCGGGAAAAGTTTGCCGATTCTTTAAAATTGATAAGAAATTAAACGGCTGTGATATAACCAAGGGCAAGAAATTGTGGATAGAGAAAGGAATTAAATTTAAAGAGAAAGATATAAAAAAATCAAAGAGAATCGGCATTGATTATGCCGGACACTCGCGGCATTATCTTTGGAGGCTTTATTTGCCTTTGGCTTGA
- the pgeF gene encoding peptidoglycan editing factor PgeF: protein MIKLFKNFPEIVALISQREDGDLSVLYDYERRKSQNPNRRVFVQKNGIPENNVVSALLNHGNEIAIVDCHSPLFIPRTDALLAKEKGIYLSVTSRDCYPVLAYDPREKIIAIIHAGWRGIARNIVPSVLDAMMKLGSSSHNIHIAIGPGICQAHFEFDEKDMKQHFGKYDDGKHVIRAGDFKVHIDLEGIILDQLLESKVKEDNIEVIGECTFCSYKKYFSARRDKSPESMIAIIGMRENFRKGEVLAGKFCQPAYA from the coding sequence ATGATTAAGTTATTTAAAAATTTTCCGGAAATTGTGGCGTTGATATCTCAACGCGAAGACGGCGATTTAAGTGTCTTGTATGATTACGAGAGGAGAAAAAGCCAGAATCCTAACCGAAGAGTTTTTGTTCAAAAGAATGGAATTCCTGAAAACAATGTTGTCAGTGCCTTATTGAACCACGGAAATGAAATTGCAATAGTGGATTGCCATTCTCCTTTATTTATCCCCCGGACTGATGCGCTTCTCGCCAAAGAAAAAGGAATTTATCTTTCTGTAACGTCAAGGGATTGTTATCCCGTATTGGCTTATGATCCCCGTGAAAAAATTATAGCTATAATCCACGCCGGCTGGAGAGGTATAGCCAGAAACATAGTTCCATCGGTTTTAGACGCTATGATGAAGCTTGGCTCAAGCAGTCATAACATTCATATCGCAATAGGGCCGGGAATCTGCCAAGCCCATTTTGAATTTGATGAGAAGGATATGAAGCAACACTTTGGAAAATATGATGACGGTAAACATGTTATTAGGGCAGGTGATTTCAAAGTTCATATTGACCTAGAGGGAATTATTCTAGACCAATTACTGGAAAGCAAGGTGAAAGAAGATAATATTGAAGTTATAGGCGAATGCACTTTTTGCAGTTACAAAAAGTATTTTTCCGCCCGGAGGGACAAAAGTCCCGAAAGCATGATTGCTATCATTGGAATGAGAGAGAATTTTCGGAAGGGGGAAGTTTTAGCCGGCAAATTCTGCCAACCAGCTTACGCTTGA
- a CDS encoding glycine--tRNA ligase — protein MKNVVTIDKIISLCKRRGFVFPGSEIYGGLANSWDYGSYGVELLNNIRNHWWDFFVSRRPDMVGIESTVIMNPKVWEASGHLIQFHDLMVEDKVTHERHRADHLLEEHGVKVEGMKPEQMWDAIKKDKIKSPSGNELAEPKQFNLMFRTFIGPTEDNSALTYLRPETAQGMFVDFQQVLQTTRKKIPFGIAQMGKCFRNEITTGQFLFRLREFNLMEFEYFIHPEKWEKLFDMWVTEIKKYHKELGFKEKDVIWHEIPDGERAHYSKRTIDIEYKFPFGTKELHAIAYRTDYDLRAHEKASGKDMSYVDSETGEKFIPHVIEPTFGADRTLLAVLCSAYQEEQAPTAAGGKEIRIVLKIPKHLAPIKVAVLPLSKKEELCQKAREVWDIVRPHFRSEYDETQSIGRRYRRQDEIGTPYCVTIDFETLNDNAVTIRDRDTMKQDRVKIEKLQDYLDSKLNKNRQ, from the coding sequence ATGAAAAATGTTGTGACCATAGACAAAATCATCTCTCTTTGCAAGCGTAGAGGTTTCGTATTTCCCGGATCAGAAATCTACGGCGGGCTGGCCAACAGCTGGGATTATGGCTCCTACGGAGTGGAACTACTCAACAATATCCGCAATCACTGGTGGGATTTCTTTGTCAGCCGCCGGCCGGATATGGTGGGAATTGAATCGACGGTGATTATGAACCCGAAAGTATGGGAAGCTAGTGGACACCTAATCCAATTTCATGATTTGATGGTCGAGGATAAAGTAACCCACGAAAGGCACCGCGCTGATCATCTTCTTGAAGAGCACGGCGTAAAAGTAGAAGGAATGAAGCCGGAACAAATGTGGGACGCGATTAAAAAAGATAAAATTAAAAGTCCTTCCGGCAATGAGCTTGCCGAACCCAAGCAATTTAATTTAATGTTTAGAACTTTCATTGGCCCGACAGAGGATAATTCAGCGCTAACTTATCTCAGGCCGGAGACCGCGCAAGGAATGTTTGTTGATTTTCAACAAGTGCTTCAAACAACGCGGAAAAAAATACCTTTCGGAATCGCTCAAATGGGAAAATGCTTTCGCAATGAAATCACCACTGGCCAATTTCTTTTTCGCCTGCGAGAGTTTAACTTAATGGAATTTGAATATTTCATTCATCCCGAAAAATGGGAAAAGTTGTTTGATATGTGGGTAACGGAAATTAAAAAATACCATAAAGAGCTGGGATTTAAAGAAAAAGATGTGATCTGGCATGAAATTCCGGATGGAGAACGGGCCCACTATTCAAAGAGGACAATTGATATTGAATATAAATTTCCCTTCGGCACCAAAGAACTCCACGCCATTGCCTATCGGACCGATTATGATCTTCGTGCTCACGAGAAAGCCAGCGGAAAAGATATGAGTTATGTTGATTCTGAAACCGGCGAAAAGTTTATTCCCCATGTTATTGAGCCGACATTCGGAGCCGATCGGACATTATTGGCGGTTTTATGTTCCGCTTACCAGGAAGAACAAGCTCCAACGGCTGCTGGCGGGAAGGAAATAAGGATCGTGCTAAAAATTCCCAAACATCTCGCTCCCATTAAGGTGGCCGTTCTTCCTCTTTCTAAAAAAGAAGAATTGTGCCAGAAAGCCCGCGAGGTGTGGGATATCGTCCGGCCTCATTTTCGCAGTGAATATGACGAAACCCAGTCCATCGGCCGGCGCTACCGTCGCCAGGATGAAATTGGGACCCCTTATTGCGTGACGATTGACTTCGAAACCTTGAATGACAATGCAGTTACTATAAGAGACAGGGACACAATGAAGCAGGATAGGGTAAAAATCGAAAAATTGCAAGATTATTTAGATAGCAAGTTAAATAAAAATAGGCAATAA
- a CDS encoding NGG1p interacting factor NIF3 — protein sequence MNIRQIYELAIDLGIKSDFRPKERINKQLKRIKEKYKKLSKDEKTLFDVEKLTSPYIDSRIHFDNGAKNIRRVMAGIDIDSAEILAARYLSDKDPKKPIDLIIAHHPIGKGLADLSEVMHLQADVLAGYGVPINIAESVLKTKISEVSRSVNPINHFKAVDTARLLGISLMNVHTPADNLVAHFVEKKIRKDKPEYVGDVLKSLLEISEYKEAAKRGFGPVLFTGSEDNRVGKIVITEITGGTEGSPKIYEKMSQAGIGTVISMHQSEEHRKEAEKAHINVVIAGHISSDSIGMNLLLDELEKRGIEIMPCSGLIRISRVKSKIKMKNDKSKFKKNKIMLKLSF from the coding sequence ATGAATATCCGACAAATCTACGAACTAGCTATCGATCTGGGAATCAAAAGCGACTTCCGCCCGAAAGAAAGAATAAACAAACAATTAAAGCGCATTAAGGAAAAGTATAAAAAACTCTCTAAAGATGAGAAGACGCTTTTTGATGTTGAAAAACTTACCAGCCCTTACATCGACTCCCGTATTCATTTTGACAACGGCGCAAAAAACATCCGCCGAGTGATGGCCGGAATTGACATTGATAGCGCGGAAATTTTAGCGGCTCGTTATCTTTCCGATAAAGATCCAAAAAAGCCGATAGATCTTATTATTGCTCATCATCCAATAGGAAAGGGACTGGCGGACTTAAGCGAAGTGATGCATCTTCAAGCGGACGTTTTAGCGGGATACGGCGTGCCGATCAATATTGCGGAAAGCGTTCTCAAAACAAAGATCAGTGAAGTAAGCCGAAGCGTTAATCCGATAAACCACTTCAAAGCGGTTGATACGGCACGGCTTCTAGGGATAAGCTTGATGAATGTTCACACACCGGCGGACAATCTTGTCGCCCATTTTGTGGAAAAGAAGATAAGAAAAGATAAGCCGGAATATGTCGGGGATGTTTTGAAATCCCTCCTGGAAATTTCCGAATACAAAGAAGCGGCCAAAAGAGGGTTCGGACCAGTGCTTTTTACCGGATCGGAAGACAACCGGGTGGGGAAAATAGTTATTACTGAAATAACCGGCGGAACGGAAGGCAGTCCGAAAATATATGAAAAAATGTCCCAAGCCGGAATTGGAACGGTGATTTCTATGCACCAAAGCGAAGAGCATCGCAAGGAAGCCGAAAAAGCGCACATTAATGTCGTTATTGCCGGGCATATTTCTTCGGACTCCATTGGAATGAACTTGCTTTTAGATGAATTGGAGAAAAGAGGAATAGAAATTATGCCGTGTTCAGGTTTAATCCGTATTAGTAGGGTAAAATCAAAAATTAAAATGAAAAATGACAAATCAAAATTCAAAAAGAATAAAATAATGTTAAAATTATCATTTTAA
- a CDS encoding pitrilysin family protein: MENRYKKTVLSNGLRILTVPMKNTQTVTVVVMVSVGSRYESEKEAGLSHFIEHMFFKGTQKRPTFLDISSTLDSIGGEFNAFTGKEITGYYVKVDYKHAELALDVVSDIFLDSKIDAAEIEKEKGTIIQEINMYEDSPMNNIGNIFERLLYQGSSLGRDTIGNKKTVNAFKRRDFIRYMNKSYIASDSVVCVAGNFDEKKLYPKIEKYFFMMKKGKKPRLDKIREKQVKPQIKIHFKKTDQTHLVIGNRAYHQNHKDRFALGLLSVILGGSMSSRLFSEVREKRGLAYYVRTETEAHKDCGYIATQAGVEHKNLENTIDVILAECKKISKQKVSFQELKKAKDYIKGKSVMNFESSDEVAMFHINQEVHKRKIMTLPEIFKKIDKVTEADVLKVAKDIFTNSKLDLAVIGPHKDEKKLQKLLTLS, encoded by the coding sequence ATGGAAAATCGGTATAAAAAAACAGTTTTATCAAATGGGTTGCGTATTTTAACCGTTCCTATGAAAAACACCCAAACAGTGACAGTAGTGGTGATGGTTAGTGTCGGTTCGCGCTACGAATCCGAAAAAGAAGCAGGACTTTCGCACTTCATTGAGCATATGTTTTTCAAGGGAACACAAAAAAGGCCGACTTTCTTGGATATTTCATCCACTTTGGATTCCATCGGAGGAGAATTCAATGCTTTTACCGGAAAAGAAATAACAGGATACTACGTAAAAGTTGATTACAAACATGCGGAATTAGCTCTTGATGTTGTTTCGGATATTTTTCTTGATTCTAAAATTGACGCAGCGGAAATTGAAAAAGAAAAAGGAACGATTATCCAGGAAATAAATATGTATGAGGACTCACCAATGAATAATATTGGAAATATTTTTGAAAGACTACTCTATCAAGGCAGTTCGCTGGGCCGAGACACGATTGGAAATAAAAAGACGGTGAACGCTTTCAAGAGGCGTGATTTTATCCGTTACATGAATAAATCATATATAGCAAGTGATTCCGTTGTTTGCGTTGCTGGTAATTTTGATGAAAAAAAATTGTATCCAAAAATAGAAAAGTATTTTTTTATGATGAAAAAAGGAAAAAAGCCCAGGCTTGATAAAATCAGGGAAAAACAAGTAAAGCCGCAGATTAAGATTCATTTCAAGAAAACTGATCAGACGCATTTAGTTATTGGTAATCGGGCCTATCACCAAAACCACAAAGATAGATTTGCCCTTGGCCTGCTTTCTGTAATTTTAGGGGGATCAATGAGCAGCCGATTATTTTCTGAAGTCCGGGAAAAAAGAGGCCTGGCATATTATGTTCGAACAGAAACAGAAGCGCATAAAGACTGTGGCTATATCGCTACCCAAGCCGGAGTGGAACATAAAAATCTTGAAAATACCATCGATGTAATCCTTGCTGAATGCAAAAAAATATCCAAACAAAAAGTCAGTTTTCAAGAACTGAAGAAAGCCAAGGACTATATAAAAGGCAAAAGCGTCATGAATTTCGAGTCCTCTGATGAAGTGGCAATGTTTCATATTAACCAGGAAGTACACAAGCGAAAAATAATGACCCTCCCGGAAATTTTTAAAAAAATTGATAAAGTAACTGAAGCTGATGTGCTTAAAGTAGCAAAAGACATTTTCACTAACAGCAAGCTTGATTTAGCTGTGATCGGGCCGCACAAGGACGAAAAGAAATTGCAAAAATTGCTAACGCTATCATAA
- a CDS encoding AI-2E family transporter — translation MVDKRTIDVSTGIIFRTIVILLGIWLLYLVRGVIAIFFIALIFAAAIDPLVVWMRRKGIPRTFAVLFIYLLLFFIIGMLVSFLVPPLVSQFKSFTQEMPMYMEQLTKAFGGIENYFQSYSITFSGQDFAKDLGSKIIQSSGEIFSTTVSVFTSIIAAIAILSMTFYLSVKEEGMKKFLALVTPPDHQDYVVSLAERIKDKIGKWLQGQLFLMLVIFVLDFVALYFLGVPYALILAILGGVLEIIPYLGPIISAIPGVILGFLISPLTGLLILTAYIVIQQFENHVIVPQVMKKAVGLNPVAVILALLIGAKLGGVPGAILAIPLTAALSVFVGDLVKKDKTDPVASMVEN, via the coding sequence ATGGTCGACAAACGCACTATTGATGTCTCCACTGGAATAATTTTTCGGACCATTGTGATTTTGCTGGGAATCTGGCTTCTTTATTTGGTTCGTGGCGTTATTGCTATTTTCTTTATTGCGCTGATTTTCGCGGCGGCGATAGACCCGCTGGTGGTCTGGATGAGACGCAAAGGAATTCCACGGACGTTTGCTGTGCTCTTCATCTATCTTCTCCTGTTTTTTATAATCGGAATGCTGGTTTCCTTTTTAGTTCCTCCTCTGGTAAGCCAGTTTAAAAGCTTTACTCAAGAGATGCCAATGTATATGGAACAATTAACCAAAGCATTTGGCGGAATAGAAAATTATTTTCAATCCTACAGCATCACTTTTAGCGGACAGGATTTTGCAAAGGATTTAGGCAGCAAAATTATTCAGTCATCAGGCGAGATCTTTTCTACTACAGTCAGTGTGTTCACGAGCATAATCGCGGCCATCGCCATTTTGTCCATGACGTTTTATCTTTCAGTAAAAGAGGAAGGAATGAAAAAATTTCTGGCCCTTGTTACTCCTCCTGACCATCAAGATTACGTGGTGTCGCTGGCGGAAAGAATAAAAGACAAAATCGGAAAGTGGCTGCAGGGGCAGTTATTTCTAATGCTAGTAATTTTTGTCCTCGATTTTGTCGCCTTGTATTTTTTGGGAGTTCCCTACGCTTTAATTCTTGCCATTCTTGGTGGTGTGCTTGAAATTATTCCATATTTGGGTCCCATAATCTCCGCTATTCCCGGCGTAATTTTGGGTTTTCTTATTTCTCCTTTGACGGGACTGCTTATTTTGACGGCTTACATTGTCATTCAGCAGTTTGAAAACCATGTGATCGTTCCTCAAGTGATGAAAAAGGCAGTGGGATTAAATCCGGTGGCAGTTATTCTGGCTCTCTTAATCGGAGCTAAGTTGGGCGGAGTGCCCGGCGCGATTTTGGCTATTCCTTTAACCGCGGCTCTTAGTGTGTTTGTAGGGGATCTGGTCAAAAAAGATAAAACGGACCCTGTAGCCAGTATGGTAGAAAACTAA